Genomic window (Sphingosinicella microcystinivorans):
ATCGAGGCGCGCTCGCCCGTGGAGCTGATCGCCATCGGCATCGGCCACGACGTCACGCGCTACTACAACCGCGCCGTCACCATCCTGGACGCCGAGCAGCTCGGCGGCACGATCATCGAGCAGCTCGCGCAGCTTTTCGAGGAGGAAGGCGCAGGGAAGGGGCGGGGGCGCCGGGCGGCATAGCCCCACCGTCGAAATCAATCCCGTGCCTGTCGCCGGGCAACCCGTGTGAGTTCGGCGGCGAGGAAATCCATCACCACGCGCACGCGCGGCACGTGCCGGAGCCGTTCGTGCGTGACGAGCCACACGCCGCGCTCCACGTTGGGCGGCACCGGCATACAGCGCACGAGTTCAGGGTCGGCGTCCGCCACGAAGCAGGGCAGCACGGCGATGCCCGCGCCCGAACGGACCGCCGCGAAAACGCCCGTGAGCGAACCGTGCTGGATCATCACCGATGATTCCAGTCCGTGCTGGGCCAGCCAGTTCCTGTAGATGCGCCAGATGCCTTCGCCGCCGCCGCCGATCAGCGTATGCCGGCGGAACGCCTCCACGTTTTCCGGGATACCGTTCGCCGCCGCATAGCTTCGGCTGCAATAGGCGGTCCACGGCTCGTCGGCGACGCGGCGGCAGACGAGACCGCCGCCCGACGGCCTGCGGACCGAACGGAGCGCGATGTCCGCTTCGCCCGCGGCGAGGTCGCGCATCGCTTCCGATGTGTCGAGTTCGATGCGGATGGCCGGATGCGCCTGATGCAGATCGCGCAGGATCGGGGCAAGCACGGTGATCGCGTGGATCTCCTGCGCGGAAAGCCGAACCGTACCGCTCGCTTCCCGGTCCTGCTTCGCGGCCGCGTCGGCAAAGCCGCTCGCAGCGGCCTCGACCGCTTCCGCGTGCGCGCGCAAGGCCTCGCCGGCTGGTGTCAGCGCATAGCCGCTCTGCCGCCGCTCGAAGAGCGCGACGCCGAGCGCCTGTTCCAGCGCCGCGATGCGTCGCGCCGCCGTCGTCTGGCTGACCCGCAGCGCGTGTCCCGCTGCGAGCGTGCTGCCGGTGCGCGCGACAGCGAGGAAATGCCGGAGGTCGTTCCAGTCGAACATGGCGTATTCTGCACATTTGCAGAACGGGCTGGCAATATCGTTGTTCGGCGAGGGCGCCGAAAAGGCGTATTCAAGGGCCTGCGGCGCCGTGACCCCTCCCACACCGCATGGAGCTGAAACGATGAAAACCCTGCTTGCGCTCTCCGCGCTTGCCGGCGGCCTGTGGGCGCTGCCCGCAACCGCCGAGCCCGTCTCTCCCGAAGCAACGCGCGTCGTGTCCTACGGCGATCTCGACCTCGCCACCGCGGACGGGCGGCGCGCGCTCGACAGCCGCATCCGCATTGCCGTCCGCAGCGCGTGCGGCACGGCATCGGCCGCGGACCTCGTCGGCAAGCGCGAGGTGCGCCGCTGTCGGGAAACGGCGCGGGCCGACATCGCGCCGGTCAGCGAACGCATCCTGACCGCTGCCCTCGAAGGTGGCCCGACGCGTCCTCCCACGCGCTGAGCCGCTGCGGCCCGCCGCGGCATCACCTGCGGCGGGCCGTTCGTCGCACCTGTCCGAACCCTGACAGGAACATTCAGAAGCCGTTCAAGGGCCGAGTCGCAGTCTCTCCCACGTGGTCATCGGCGGCTTTCGTTCCCCTCCCGCCGATGACCGCGAACGACGAGTGGAGAGACGGATATGTTCAGGAAGATTCTGATGGCCGCTGCGGCGATGACCATGCTGACCGCCGCGCCGGCGATGGCCGACAACGACCGTTGGGATCGTGGCGGCAAGCATTGGCAGAAGGATCGCCATGATAACCGCAACGCCTATCGCAAGGGCTACCAGGACGGCCGCAAGTACGACCGCCGGGACGATCGCCGCGACAACCGCTACGCCTATCGTCAGGGCTATCGCGACGGACGCTTCTACGACGGCCGCCGCTATTACGACAATTACCGGCCGGTCTATTACCGGGGCGCCAGCGACTATCGCGGCGGCTGGTACGGCCGGGGCGGGCGCTACTATTCGAGCTATGACAGCTGCCGCAAGGACAGCAACATCGAAGGCACGCTGATCGGCGGCGTTCTCGGCGGCGTCATCGGCAACGAAGTGGCGCGCTACGGCGACAAGACGATCGGCACCGTGATCGGCGCGGGTCTCGGCGCCCTCATCGGCCACGAGATCGACGACAAGGGCGGCAAGCGCCGCTACTGCTACTAGAAGCCGCGCCGCCGGTTCGTATCGAACCCCATCGCGGCCGGCGGAACGGGCCGCCCAAACACGTGCCGGGCGGCTCTTTTCTTTCGCGGGAAAGCCGCTAACAAGCGGGCGAAAGAAACCGCAGGACACGAGCATGACCGAGACCGACAGCCCGCCCGACCGCCTGTGCGCGGACCCGGACAGCCCCTTCTT
Coding sequences:
- a CDS encoding UrcA family protein; translation: MKTLLALSALAGGLWALPATAEPVSPEATRVVSYGDLDLATADGRRALDSRIRIAVRSACGTASAADLVGKREVRRCRETARADIAPVSERILTAALEGGPTRPPTR
- a CDS encoding LysR family transcriptional regulator, encoding MFDWNDLRHFLAVARTGSTLAAGHALRVSQTTAARRIAALEQALGVALFERRQSGYALTPAGEALRAHAEAVEAAASGFADAAAKQDREASGTVRLSAQEIHAITVLAPILRDLHQAHPAIRIELDTSEAMRDLAAGEADIALRSVRRPSGGGLVCRRVADEPWTAYCSRSYAAANGIPENVEAFRRHTLIGGGGEGIWRIYRNWLAQHGLESSVMIQHGSLTGVFAAVRSGAGIAVLPCFVADADPELVRCMPVPPNVERGVWLVTHERLRHVPRVRVVMDFLAAELTRVARRQARD
- a CDS encoding glycine zipper 2TM domain-containing protein; translated protein: MFRKILMAAAAMTMLTAAPAMADNDRWDRGGKHWQKDRHDNRNAYRKGYQDGRKYDRRDDRRDNRYAYRQGYRDGRFYDGRRYYDNYRPVYYRGASDYRGGWYGRGGRYYSSYDSCRKDSNIEGTLIGGVLGGVIGNEVARYGDKTIGTVIGAGLGALIGHEIDDKGGKRRYCY